TTGAAAAAATGCTTAACGATGGTCTTATCGATGAGATTGATACTCTGCTCAAGATGGGTTTCTCATGGAATGATTATGGGCTTAATACCATGGGGTATAAAGAGTTTAAACCATATTTTTCAGGTAAGTCTTCATTGCTTGAATGTGCAGAAAACACTGCCCAACATCATCGCAATTATGCCAAGCGTCAGCTTACCTGGTACCGAAAAAGCAGATTTGATTTGACAATAGACTCATACAGCTTTAGTTTATCTGATGTCCTCGGGGAAATTCAATCCCGATATTTGAGGTTCAAAGAGGAATCAGGTGCAAATCATTGCCAGAATAGTAAATAAGGAAATCTTTGACAGGGATGTAACGCGAGAAATGGCTTGCGGCGGTACTGCAGTGCAGGCGTTAAAACGCCTTGTGGATCGCTGTCTGCTATTAGTAAAAGCCGGGCAAATAGGTATTAACGTTAGCGATGAAGAATTTGACATCGCCCTCATGGAAATATTGGATGAAGAAGAGCCATTTGGCTTGCCTCCTGGTTTTCTACAACAAATGGACGCTCTTGAAATGGAAACTCTAATAAGACGAAATATCATCATCCGCAAATATGTATCTACCCTTTATCCCGACGATCACCCCATTGCAGAAGACAAACTAAAAGAACTCTACGACGAGCAGATTCAAAACTTCTGCAGTGAAGAAATGGTGCGCTGTTCACACATCTTCATCAAAGGAGAAAATGCTTTGCAGCGCATTACGGAAATACATTCTCGCATCAAGAATCCCCAAGATTTTGCCAATGAATGCCGTAGTT
This region of Candidatus Cloacimonadota bacterium genomic DNA includes:
- a CDS encoding peptidylprolyl isomerase gives rise to the protein MQIIARIVNKEIFDRDVTREMACGGTAVQALKRLVDRCLLLVKAGQIGINVSDEEFDIALMEILDEEEPFGLPPGFLQQMDALEMETLIRRNIIIRKYVSTLYPDDHPIAEDKLKELYDEQIQNFCSEEMVRCSHIFIKGENALQRITEIHSRIKNPQDFANECRSCSDCPSNRCCGDLGYFPRGKLFPEIDKVAFQLKLHEISMPFKSPEGYHILLLTDRKCKTPIPFERIKSSLATNIRQMEREYFLMKHLGDLYNEFKHQIVIFDDALK